A single region of the Marinobacter salinisoli genome encodes:
- a CDS encoding type I restriction endonuclease subunit R: MTEDQLEQQCLEWFAEGGWEVAHGPDLAPDGEAPERADYKQVLLLSDLEAAIRRINPHLPQSAVEQAVAVAKKPESLDTVVSNRSFHRLLLDGVPVSYKNEDKEIHDQAFLLDFGDLTANRFRAINQFTIEGSKQLRRPDIVCFINGIPLAVLELKSPSSDSADFWDAYHQIQTYKDEVSDLFAFNEAAIISDGWTARVGSLTASQERYMPWRTIKDEDDKPLMERQLETMVRGFFGRELFLDYIRHFVIFESDSDKLIKKIAGYHQFHAVREAVKATIIAAQPSTGGSSGETTTTNADGVLPGSKKAGVVWHTQGSGKSISMCCYAGKLLQQPEMNNPTLIVVTDRNDLDGQLFATFSAARELLKQEPVQADDRDALRRLLAERESGGIIFTTVQKFALLEDESSHPVLNDRHNIVVISDEAHRSQYGLKATLKKDGKFKYGYARHMRDALPNASFIGFTGTPIESEDKDTRAVFGDYVSIYDIQDAMEDGATVPIYYESRLAKLDINRDAIDELSDQVDEVVEDEEDVGARERTKGEWSRLEKLVGSGPRLQQIAEDLVTHFEARSSVIDGKAMIVAMSREIAVHLYNEIVQLRPDWHDDDPEKGAIKIVMTGSASDKALLQPHIHNKQTKKRLEKRFKDTNDPLKLVIVRDMWLTGFDAPCCHTMYVDKPMKGHNLMQAIARVNRVFKDKPGGLVVDYIGIANELRQALKTYTDAKGKGEPTHSAEEAYAILLEKLDIIHGMFAPGPKGRGFDYSGFEVDPFKLLVPTANYILSLEDGKKRFLDTVLAMSKAFSLCATLDEAQPLQKEVAFLAQVKTAITKFTSVDKKLTEEEKNSALKQILDNAVIADGVTDVFALCGLDKPNIGLLSDEFLEDVRQMPYKNFAVELLEKLLKDEIKARTRNNVVQEKKYAERLQETLRKYNNRGIETAQVIEELIAMAKQFQAELDRDAGLGLNPDEVAFYDALASNESAVRELGDEILKKIAVDITDKLRRSTTVDWQVRESVRAKLRILVRRTLQRYKYPPDKAPEAVELVMKQAEALSNHWTHK; this comes from the coding sequence ATGACGGAAGACCAACTAGAACAACAATGCCTGGAATGGTTCGCTGAAGGTGGCTGGGAAGTCGCGCACGGACCTGATCTGGCTCCTGATGGCGAGGCGCCAGAACGCGCCGATTACAAACAAGTCCTGCTTCTGTCGGACCTTGAGGCAGCAATTCGCCGCATCAACCCTCACCTGCCGCAAAGTGCCGTGGAACAGGCTGTAGCCGTCGCCAAAAAACCGGAAAGCTTGGATACCGTCGTCAGCAACCGATCGTTTCACCGCCTTCTACTAGACGGCGTGCCGGTCAGCTACAAGAACGAAGACAAGGAGATTCATGATCAGGCGTTTCTACTGGATTTCGGCGATCTGACCGCTAACCGCTTTCGGGCCATCAATCAGTTCACCATTGAAGGTTCGAAGCAACTACGTCGTCCGGACATTGTGTGCTTCATCAATGGAATTCCGTTAGCAGTTTTAGAGCTGAAAAGCCCTAGCTCGGACAGTGCAGACTTCTGGGATGCCTACCACCAGATTCAAACTTACAAGGATGAGGTCAGCGACCTCTTCGCCTTCAACGAAGCCGCGATCATCAGTGATGGATGGACCGCCCGCGTGGGTTCTCTCACAGCAAGCCAGGAGCGATACATGCCCTGGCGCACCATCAAGGACGAAGACGATAAGCCCTTGATGGAGCGGCAGCTGGAAACCATGGTTCGGGGCTTCTTCGGCCGGGAATTGTTTCTGGATTACATCCGCCACTTCGTTATTTTCGAATCAGACTCAGACAAACTCATCAAGAAAATCGCCGGTTATCACCAATTCCATGCGGTGCGAGAAGCAGTAAAAGCAACGATCATTGCCGCTCAACCTTCGACCGGGGGAAGCTCTGGCGAAACGACAACCACCAACGCCGACGGCGTGCTCCCCGGCAGCAAAAAAGCGGGGGTGGTTTGGCACACTCAAGGCTCCGGCAAGAGTATTTCCATGTGCTGCTACGCAGGCAAACTGCTGCAACAGCCGGAGATGAATAACCCGACCCTGATTGTGGTCACCGACCGAAATGATCTCGATGGCCAACTCTTCGCCACGTTCAGCGCAGCCCGAGAACTTCTAAAGCAGGAGCCGGTGCAGGCCGACGACCGCGATGCTCTGCGCCGTCTTCTGGCCGAAAGAGAATCAGGTGGAATCATTTTCACCACGGTTCAAAAGTTTGCCCTGCTGGAGGATGAATCCAGTCACCCCGTACTGAACGACCGTCACAACATCGTGGTGATATCAGACGAAGCTCACCGCAGCCAATACGGCCTGAAAGCCACCCTGAAAAAGGATGGCAAGTTTAAGTACGGTTATGCCCGCCACATGCGCGACGCGCTGCCCAATGCCTCATTCATTGGCTTCACTGGAACCCCCATCGAAAGTGAGGACAAAGATACCCGGGCAGTATTCGGCGACTACGTGTCTATTTACGACATCCAGGATGCGATGGAGGATGGCGCAACCGTACCCATTTACTATGAGTCCCGTCTCGCCAAGCTAGACATCAATCGTGATGCTATCGATGAACTTTCCGATCAAGTAGATGAGGTCGTTGAGGACGAAGAGGACGTTGGCGCGCGAGAAAGAACCAAAGGCGAATGGAGCCGACTGGAGAAGTTGGTCGGGTCCGGCCCTCGTCTACAACAAATCGCAGAAGATCTTGTCACCCACTTCGAAGCACGCTCCAGCGTGATTGATGGCAAGGCCATGATTGTCGCCATGAGCCGGGAGATCGCCGTTCACCTATACAACGAGATCGTTCAGCTGCGGCCAGACTGGCATGACGACGATCCAGAAAAAGGTGCCATCAAGATTGTGATGACGGGCTCAGCATCCGACAAAGCGCTGCTGCAACCGCACATCCACAACAAGCAGACAAAGAAGCGGCTGGAGAAGCGATTTAAGGACACCAACGACCCGCTCAAACTGGTGATTGTCCGGGATATGTGGCTCACCGGTTTCGATGCCCCGTGCTGCCATACCATGTACGTGGATAAGCCGATGAAGGGCCACAACCTGATGCAGGCCATCGCTCGGGTGAACCGAGTCTTTAAGGACAAGCCTGGCGGTCTGGTTGTGGATTACATCGGGATCGCCAACGAGCTTAGGCAAGCCCTGAAAACTTACACCGACGCAAAGGGCAAAGGTGAGCCAACACACAGTGCCGAAGAAGCCTATGCCATCCTACTGGAAAAGCTGGACATCATTCACGGTATGTTCGCTCCCGGCCCTAAAGGCAGGGGCTTCGATTACAGCGGATTTGAGGTCGACCCCTTCAAACTGCTTGTACCCACCGCCAACTACATCCTCAGCCTGGAGGACGGCAAGAAGCGCTTCTTGGATACCGTCCTGGCCATGAGCAAGGCATTCTCACTGTGTGCCACCCTGGATGAGGCCCAGCCACTTCAGAAAGAAGTCGCCTTCCTCGCGCAGGTGAAGACAGCTATTACCAAGTTCACCAGCGTGGACAAAAAACTGACCGAAGAGGAAAAGAACTCCGCACTCAAGCAGATTCTGGACAACGCCGTAATTGCGGATGGCGTAACCGATGTCTTCGCCCTCTGCGGCTTGGACAAGCCCAATATCGGATTGCTCTCCGACGAGTTCCTGGAAGACGTTCGGCAAATGCCCTACAAGAACTTTGCGGTAGAGCTGCTTGAGAAGCTGCTTAAGGACGAGATCAAAGCCCGAACGCGCAATAACGTCGTGCAGGAAAAGAAGTACGCAGAGCGGTTACAAGAGACGCTGCGCAAGTACAACAACCGAGGCATCGAGACCGCGCAGGTCATTGAAGAGCTGATCGCCATGGCCAAACAGTTCCAGGCTGAACTGGATCGTGATGCAGGACTCGGCCTGAATCCAGACGAGGTGGCCTTCTACGACGCCCTGGCTAGCAACGAGAGCGCCGTACGCGAACTCGGGGATGAGATCCTGAAGAAAATCGCCGTTGATATCACCGACAAACTGCGCAGATCCACCACTGTGGACTGGCAAGTGCGGGAGAGTGTGCGGGCAAAATTACGGATTCTGGTTAGGCGAACGTTGCAGCGATACAAATATCCGCCAGACAAGGCTCCTGAAGCCGTTGAGCTTGTGATGAAACAGGCCGAGGCATTATCGAACCACTGGACCCACAAGTGA